The DNA sequence GCGTCGATGTTGTCGATGCTCTGGCGGATGCTCCGGAGGCGCTCGAGCGCGGCCTCCGTGTCCTCGTTCTCGGGCATGGACCGAGACTACCGGTTCAGCCGGACCCGGCCCGTCGATACGGTGGAGGCATGACCTCCCGCGACCTCACGCACCCCCTGGACGAGACCTCCGCGAGCGAGCTGGCCGCCGCGGGGCTGCGACTGGCGCTGGTCGACCTCGCGGACCGGGAGGCTTTCGATGCCTGGCTCCGCGCCGACATGCGCGGCTTCCACGGGAGGCAGCCGTCCGCCGAGGTGCTTGAGGAGGCCCGCGCCAACATGGGCGACCGCCGCACTACCGGCGTCTACGACGAGTCCGTCCCCTCGCGCGAGCCGGTGGGCACCGTCAACGCGTGGACGGCACCGCTCACCGTGCCGGGCGGCGCGCGCATCGGCTCGTGGGCGATCAGCTCGGTCACGGTCGCTCCGACGCACCGTCGCCGCGGGATCGCGCGGGCGCTCCTCGGCGCGGAGCTGCGGACCGCGAAGGCCCTGGGCCTGCCGCTCGCGATCCTCACCGTCTCCGAGTCGGTCATCTACGGGCGGTGGGGCTTCGGCCCGGCGACATTCGCGAGCGAGTGGAGGGTCGACACCAAGCGCGTGCGCTGGGCCGGACCCGACACCGTCGGACGCCTGTCGTTCACCACGCCGGAGGAGTTCGGCGAGACCGGTACCCGCGTGCTCGACGCCGTCATGGCGGGGAGGCACGGCGAGATCGGCCTGACCCCGTACCTCGCGAAGCGGCTCGTCGGTCCGCTGGCTGGCGACCCCGACAGCGATCGCGCTCGGCTCGTGCGGTACGACTCACCCGACGGCGAACCGGAGGGCTTCGTCGCCTACTCGGTGAAGGACGGCGACGACTTCGTGAAGCACAAGGTGGAGGTCCGGCACCTCGCCGCCTCCACCGACCGAGCGCTGGTCGCCCTCTGGCGCTTCCTGCTCGAGCTCGACCTCGTCTCGGAGGTGCACATCCACACCCGCGGCGTCGACGAGCCGTTGCCTGCGCTGGTCCACGACGTGCGCGGCGCGCAGGTGGCGTCGGTCGAGGATCACCTCTACGTCCGCGTGCTCGACGTCCCTGCCGCCCTGGAGGCGCGCGCCTACGAGCGCGACGGCTCGCTCGTCCTCGATGTCGACGATCCGCAGGGCTTCGCCGCCGGTCGCTACCGGCTGTCGGTGAGCGACGGCAGGGCTTCGGTCACGCCGACGGACGATGCTCCGGACGTCACGCTGCCCGTCGCCTCCCTCGGGAGCGTCTACCTCGGGCACGACATCGCGCGGTCGCTCGCCGTGGCCGGCCGCATCCGCGGCGACTGGGAGGCGCTCGACCGGCTGTTCCGGACGGCCGTCCCTCCCCGCCTCAGCACCTGGTTCTGAGGGGGCGGGCGGCACCGACCGTCTCGCGCGGCTCGAGGTGCTCGTAGATGCTGCTGACACGCCGCGGCCGCTCATCGAGGTGCTCGTAGCTGCTGCCGACACGCCGACCGGGACTGCAACTGCGAGCACCTCGAGGGAGGGACCAGGAGGGGCGGGAGGGACGCGCCTCCGAGCGTCGGACAGCGAGCTCG is a window from the Leifsonia sp. AG29 genome containing:
- a CDS encoding GNAT family N-acetyltransferase; amino-acid sequence: MTSRDLTHPLDETSASELAAAGLRLALVDLADREAFDAWLRADMRGFHGRQPSAEVLEEARANMGDRRTTGVYDESVPSREPVGTVNAWTAPLTVPGGARIGSWAISSVTVAPTHRRRGIARALLGAELRTAKALGLPLAILTVSESVIYGRWGFGPATFASEWRVDTKRVRWAGPDTVGRLSFTTPEEFGETGTRVLDAVMAGRHGEIGLTPYLAKRLVGPLAGDPDSDRARLVRYDSPDGEPEGFVAYSVKDGDDFVKHKVEVRHLAASTDRALVALWRFLLELDLVSEVHIHTRGVDEPLPALVHDVRGAQVASVEDHLYVRVLDVPAALEARAYERDGSLVLDVDDPQGFAAGRYRLSVSDGRASVTPTDDAPDVTLPVASLGSVYLGHDIARSLAVAGRIRGDWEALDRLFRTAVPPRLSTWF